From the Zonotrichia albicollis isolate bZonAlb1 chromosome Z, bZonAlb1.hap1, whole genome shotgun sequence genome, one window contains:
- the LOC102061501 gene encoding cryptic protein-like gives MFSASWRLSLTASWTAGGEFRQPRSPCPSVSAVQQPEAEGSGHLPSAQALPEDLTAISGCRKMYWGNHVRILFTLTLVWQAVHLEKSPEKEERKEVVKGLNATALKQQPKNEGTFTNALSDMNQSYESRKQQSSRSLVPFTGITESKKLNRRCCQNGGTCILGTFCACLKYFTGRHCEYDERLGNCGSIPHGVWVLKDCWLCRCAYGTLHCLSEIRQSNCELTSETEEIIRLYSNGLRLQQTVISVTCLLAVLWSSASWQL, from the exons ATGTTCTCGGCCAGCTGGAGACTGAGCCTTACTGCGAGCTGGACAGCAGGAGGGGAATTTCGCCAGCCCCGCTCTCCCTGTCCGTCCGTGTCTGCGGTGCAGCAGCCTGAAGCAGAGGGCTCTGGACATCTTCCTTCTGCTCAGGCTCTCCCGGAGGACCTCACGGCTATTTCTGGCTGCAGGAAAATGTACTGGGGAAATCATGTTAG aatTCTTTTCACTTTGACTCTGGTCTGGCAGGCTGTTCATTTAGAAAAAA GCCCTGAAAAAGAAGAACGGAAAGAAGTTGTGAAAGGTCTCAATGCTACAGCACTAAAGCAGCAGCCCAAGAACGAAGGGACCTTTACAAATGCGCTCAGTGATATGAATCAGAGTTACGAAAGTAGAAAGCAACAGAGTTCCAGGTCTTTAGTGCCTTTCACTGGAATTACAGAGA GTAAAAAACTGAACAGACGCTGCTGCCAGAATGGAGGGACTTGTATCCTGGGGACCTTCTGTGCCTGCCTGAAGTACTTCACTGGCAGACACTGCGAATATGATGAGCGGCTAGg AAACTGCGGCAGCATTCCCCACGGCGTCTGGGTGCTGAAGGACTGCTGGCTGTGTCGGTGTGCCTATGGAACACTGCACTGTCTCTCGGAAATAAGGCAGAGTAACTGCG aaCTGACATCGGAAACAGAGGAAATTATCAGACTGTATTCTAATGGTTTAAGATTACAGCAAACAGTGATTTCAGTCACTTGCCTGCTCGCCGTCCTCTGGAGTTCTGCTAGCTGGCAGCTGTGA